The Candidatus Latescibacter sp. genome contains a region encoding:
- a CDS encoding glycosyltransferase family 9 protein, which produces MNILLIRTGGLGDCILTLPVGSYIKRLYPEARLHVLGNATMLAVSRLTGEFSGFRSVDEAGFSALFSGSGATGFLCDYFSEFDRVYFFTAGNTDTLRQTVLETGAMACRILDPRPPQGFRNHITEHLLSILETPPDFSPGLPPLSQTISALRDGTILVIHPGSGGVSKMWPLERFIEIACLWPDPKRVVFILGPAEIERGLQDRIPAQYTKALPETIQNAFHVLAGASLYLGNDSGVSHLAALAGTPSVVLFGPSDPVVFRPLGSRVRVLFSPDGHMERIGAEEVMREIELMIILRRDAKKEKLDRINMINKILKNNTIIL; this is translated from the coding sequence GTGAATATTCTTCTCATCCGCACGGGAGGGCTCGGGGACTGTATCCTTACCCTCCCGGTCGGCTCATATATCAAAAGACTGTATCCGGAAGCCAGGCTCCATGTTCTCGGGAACGCCACCATGCTCGCGGTATCACGGTTGACCGGGGAGTTTTCCGGGTTCCGCTCGGTGGATGAAGCAGGATTCTCAGCACTTTTTTCCGGAAGCGGGGCAACCGGATTTCTCTGCGATTACTTTTCGGAGTTCGACCGGGTGTATTTCTTTACCGCGGGGAATACGGACACCCTCCGCCAGACTGTGCTGGAAACGGGGGCGATGGCATGCCGGATATTGGACCCGCGTCCGCCGCAGGGATTCAGGAATCATATAACAGAACATCTTCTTTCTATTCTCGAAACGCCCCCTGATTTTTCGCCAGGTCTCCCTCCCCTGTCTCAAACTATTTCTGCCCTGAGAGATGGTACGATCCTTGTGATCCATCCCGGCAGCGGCGGTGTCTCAAAAATGTGGCCTCTGGAACGTTTTATTGAAATAGCCTGCCTCTGGCCTGACCCGAAAAGGGTGGTCTTCATTCTCGGCCCGGCTGAAATTGAGCGTGGACTGCAAGACCGAATCCCCGCACAGTATACGAAAGCTCTGCCTGAAACCATTCAAAATGCCTTTCACGTTTTGGCCGGCGCTTCATTATATTTGGGAAATGATTCGGGGGTCAGCCACCTGGCCGCGCTCGCCGGGACGCCGTCAGTGGTGCTTTTCGGGCCTTCCGATCCTGTGGTCTTTAGGCCGCTCGGCAGCCGGGTGCGAGTTCTCTTCTCCCCGGATGGGCATATGGAGAGAATCGGAGCGGAGGAAGTGATGCGTGAAATTGAATTAATGATTATC